The sequence GTCGCGGTGGCGGCGAGGTTCTGCGGCACCGGCAGCGGGGTTTGGAACACCGCGAGCTCGGCGGGGCTGAGGGCGCGGCTGTAAACGTGGAAGTCATCCACCGCGCCGTTGATCGTGGGATCGGCGGCGAACTGGGAATCGCCGATGAAGTTCAGGTTGGTGTTGCCGAGGTCGGAGGGCTTCAAGGTCAGCGCCGTGTTGGTGCCCACCGAGGTGCCGTTGATGTAGAGCGTGCCGGTGTTGCCGGAGCGGGTGACTGCCACATGGACCCACGAGCCGGTCGGCAGCGCCGCGGTGCCGTCGATGACCTGCTCCGCGACGGATGGCGTGCGGATCGCGAACCGCAGCTTGCCGTTGGCTCCGTTCTGCGGGCAGAGGAACATGTAGTTGGTGGTGCCCGTGCCGAAATCGAACAGGCGCGCCCAGTTGGCGTTGCTGGTGAGATTGACCCACGTGCAGATCGTGAAATCGCCGAGATTCTGTGCCACGCCGCCGGGCAGGTTCACCGACTGGGACGAAGCGCTGGCGAGTTGCACCGCGTTGCCGATGGTGCCGGTGGTCCAGGCGGGCGTGTTGACCAGCGTGCCGTTCCAGCCGTTGCCGGTGGAATCCGCGGCGGTGGTGCCGGTGGTTTCATCGAAGCGGAGGTGCACCAGCAGGTCCGAGGGCTGCGCGGAGCCCTCGGTTGAAACCCCGCTCTCGCCGGAGACGTTCACGGCGATGACCACGTAGTAGTAGGTCGTGCCCGCGGTGAGGCCGGTGTCGGTATAGGTCGTGGTCGTCAGGCCGGAGGCGACCGTGGTGTAGGGGCCGCCAGTGGCGGCGGCGCGTTTCACCGTGTAGGTGGTGGCGTCCGAGGAGGCGCTCCACGTCAGCTTCACCGCGCTGTTGGAAATGGGCGTGGCGCTGAATCCTCCGGGTACGCCGGGCAGCGGTGGGATCGCGGTCGCGGAGGCGGCGGGCGAGTTGCTCCCATCGCCGCCATTGTTCGCGGCACTGATGACGTAGTAGTAGGTGGTGCCGGTGGTCAGGCCGGTGTCGGTGAAGGTGGTGCCGCTCACCAGCGCCGCGATCGTCATGTAGGGGCCGCCGCTGGTGGTGGCGCGTTTCACCGTGTAGCTGGTGGCGCCGCTCACCGCCGGCCACGAGAGCGCGATCGAGTTTCCGATCTGCGCGGTGGCGGTCAGGCTGGTCGGAGCGCCGGGCACGGCCGGAGCGGCGGTGCCGGTGGCCAGCGTGTAGAGGTCACCGGTGGAAACGGCTCCGCGGTAGAGGCGGAAGTCGTCGATCTTCCCGTTCAGCAGCGGATCGGGATACTGCGACTTACCGAGGTAGTTCCGCGAGGTGGTGCCGCCGATCTGGTAGGGCTGGAAGGCCATGCCGTTGTTCACCCCCACCGCCACGCCATTGATGAAGAGCGTGCCAACCCGGCCCGCCATCCGCACCGCGACGTGTGTCCACTGGCCGGTGGGCAGCGCGGAGGGGGCGCTGATGTGCTGCTCGTTGTAGCCATAGACCGTGCCGGTGGTGAACCGCGCCACGCCGCTGCCCGCCTTGGTGGTGAGGAACAGGTAGCGCCCGTTCGAATCGCCGAAGTCGAAGAGCCGCGTCCAGGTGTTGTTCGCGTTCAGGTAGACCCACGCCGCGACGGTGAAGTCGGAGAGATCGGAGATCGATCCGGCGGGCAGGGTGGCGTAGGCGTCGGTGCCGTTCAGCGAAAGCGCATTGCCGGTCTTGCCCGCGGCGAAGGTCGCGCCGCCCGCCAGCGTGGCCGGGTGGGAGTTGCCGCTCGCATCCGCGGCGGTGGTGCCGCTGGTTTCATCGAAGTTCAGGCGGGTGTGGAAGGTCGCGGTCGGATTGGCCTGGATGGCGCTGGACAGCAGTTCGCTGGAGGGCAGGACCGCGCCGACCTTGTAGTAGTAGGTGCCCGCGCCGATTCCAGCATCGGTGTAGGTGGTCAGGCCGGTGAGGTTGGTGGCGATGGCGGTGAAGCCGCTGGTCGGGCTGGTGGAGCGGTAGACGTTGTAGCCCGTGGCACCCGTAGAACCCCACCAGTTGATCGACACCGCCTCCGGACGCTCGCCGATGATGGTGACCTTCGGTGATGCCGCCGCCACGGGATCACGGGAGAAGGTCAGCGTGCCGAAACCGAGTTGGTCGCCGTTGCCGCCATCGCCTTCCGGCTGCATCGCGGAGACCATGCTGCCGCACCACGGAGCGGCGAGCCCCTGGCGATTCACGTAGTGGTTGTAAACGAGCGCGAAGCCCGGGCGCATGCTGCCCCGTCCGGCCCACGAGACCGCGGTCTGGACCTGCCACGAACCGGATTGGCCGGTGCCCCAGGCATAGGGCCAGAACGGCACGTCCTGCCACAGGTTGTATTTCGCGACATACTCGGTGCCCGCCAAAATACGATTGTTGCCGTAGCTGTAGAAATCGAGGCCCTGGTTCCACGCCATCTCGCAGATCGGTCCCGCCAGCGCGACGCCGAAGGTGGTGTGCCCCTGGTCGCGGCCGGACTCCTGCCACTGACCGAGGTTGCCCGGGTGGATGTAGTAGACCGCCTTGTCGATCGCGCCGTTGCCGCCGCCCTTGTAGAAGTAATCGACCGCCTCGTTGTAGAGGTCCTGGCGGTCGCAGAACACGCCGATGGCCAGCACCGAGGCGATGTTGCACAGGTCCCAGTTCGCCCAATAGTTCGTGATCGCCGCCGAGTTGTGGTTCACGAGGAAATCGTGATTCATCGGATAGAAGACGTTCAGAAGCAGGGTCTGGAACTTCGTCACGTCCGCGGCCGCCCATCCGGGATAGGTGCGCATGATCTCGCCCACGTTCGCCCATTGGTAGCCGTAGATCCCGGAAGCGAGGAAGCGGTCCGAATTGCCGGTGAGGCCGGTCATCGTGTTCGACCACGCGTTGAGGAACACCACGGCCTGGTCGGCGTAGGCGGTGTCGCCGGAGACCTTCCAGCGCAGCGCCAGTTGGTAGGCTCGCGCGATGTCGATGTACATCTGCGCGAAGTTCTGACCGGTGCCGCCACGGATCACCGTTTGCAGCGGACGCGGCGCGGTGCCGAGCTGGGCGCGGCCGCTGGAGGTCAGCGCGCCCCAGCCGGAGGTCCACGGTTGTGCGCCCGCCGCGACCTTGGTGCGCATCCGCTCGAAGTCGGCATCGGTGTGCAGCAGGCCGGGGTGGACGAAGGTTCCCGGTGTGGGAGCCGTGTAAGTGGTCATGTCCACCAGGAAGGCACGCTCGCCGGACTGGGTGGTCACGGCGTTGCTGCCGTAGCCGTTCGCGCCGGAGGTGTAGGCCGTGCCGCCCGCGTAGGGGTTGCCACCGCTCGCCGCGCCGCGGATGCCGAGCATTTCGAAGTAATCGCCGGTGGTGCCGAAATCGAAGCCGTAGACGGTGTTCGGCGCGAGCACGATGGGCGCGCCAAGGGTGAAGGTGAGATAGGTGCCCGGGCCGTTGGCAGTGCCGCCCTGGCCGGGATTGCCGCTGCCCCCGCAGGCCGCGGTTTCCTGGGTGAAGGGCACAAACACCGAGCCATCGATGCGGCCGACGCGCAGGCGCAGCGCGGAGCCGGTGTCATTGAGATCGTAGCCGCCGATGTTTCCGCCGGAGGCGGTGTTGTTGGTGTAGCCCTGCATCCGCACGGTGACGGACGTGAGCAGGTAGCCACTGGCATTCGAGCCGGTGGTGAAGGTCTGACCCTGGACGGGACGGTTGCCGGCGACGTAGGTGGTGCCGTCGTTGGTGGCGCCGTTGTCGGAGCCGCCGTTGGCGTTCACGCCGGAGCCGCCGACGTTGTCGGCATCGAAGGTGGCGCCGGTCCAGCTGCTGATGGCGGCGGCCCCGCCGGTGGGCGCGGAAGTGCCGAAGGTCAGCGTGCCGGCGTTCAGCGCGGTGGCCGAGGAAACCAGGCAGGCCAGTAGGACGGCGCGCAGGGACGCACGGGGTGGTCCGCCGGGACAGGCGGATGATTGGGCAAGGGTTTTCATGGGTTCGGGCGGCCCCGGCCCGTGCCGGATCCCGTGGACCGGGTTCAGGAGGGCAAGGAGCTAGCCTATTTGCTACCTTCTGAAGTGCGCGGCTCCAAACGCCCAAAAGCTGATGCGGATCAGTCGCTTACGGTTTCTGGAAGAGTGTGGCTCATGTCGGATCGCTACAAGGATGAGACCGATGCATACAAGCGCTCCCGCCGCTTTCGGGTAGGATTCGAAACGGCCCCTTTCAACCACCCGCCTCATTGGCGGAAAGGAGCCGTCGCATGCACCCACCGGCCATGAACCATCCACTGCCGCACAACCGGATCACCCAGAAAGACGTGGCGCAGGCCCTCCGGCTTGCCCAATCCACCGTCTCGATGGCCTTGCGGGGCGATCCGTCGATCCCCGTCCAGACCCGCGAGGAGGTGCGCCATGCCGCGCTGGCCATGGGTTACCGGCCGAATCCCACCGGAGCCGCGCTCGCCCATTTCCGCGCCTCGTCCCGCCACCAGCCGGTCCAGGCCGCGCTGGCGTGGCTGAATTGCTGGGACGATCCCGCGCGGCTCCGAGGCTACCGTGAGTTCGACTGCTACTGGGAAGGGGCCTCCAAGGCCGCCCACGGGCTCGGGTACCGGCTGGAGGAGTTCGTCGTGAACCGGGAGCTGACCCTCGAGCGTTTCGGAGAAATCCTCCACGCGCGCAATATCAACGGGATCCTGCTGCCTCCGGGGCCGACTCCGCCGGGCTGGGAGCGCTTCGATTGGAGCGGGTTCTCCGTCGTCCGCCTCAGCCAACCCGGCCGCAAGTGCGATCTGGAGGCCTGTGCCGTCGCCGGTGACCAGACGCGCAATGGCATGCTGGCCTTCGATTCGATGCAGAAGCTCGGCTACTCCCGCATCGGCTACTGTGGCCTCCACTGGCAGGATCGCCTGTTCTGCGCCGGGTTCCTTTGGGGCCAGCAGCAGACGGAAGGGGAGGACCGCATTCCGCCGCTCCTCCTCTCCAGCGAGCAGCGTGCCGAATGGGATTCCCGGCTGGAAACCTGGCTGGAGGAGTGCCGCCCGGACGCGATCCTCACCGACCTTCCCGAAATGCCCGCCATGCTCGCGGACGCGGGTCTCCGGGTTCCCCAGGACATCGGCCTCGCCGCCATGGGCACGCTCGATTGTCCCATCGATGCCGGCATCCACCAGAATCCCCACGAGATCGGCCGCACCGCGGTGATGATGCTCGCCTCGCTCATCAACGACCGCATCCATGGCGTCCCGCTCATCCGTCAGACGCTCCTGATCGGCGGGAGTTGGGTGAATGGCTCGTCCTT comes from Luteolibacter sp. LG18 and encodes:
- a CDS encoding LamG-like jellyroll fold domain-containing protein, with product MKTLAQSSACPGGPPRASLRAVLLACLVSSATALNAGTLTFGTSAPTGGAAAISSWTGATFDADNVGGSGVNANGGSDNGATNDGTTYVAGNRPVQGQTFTTGSNASGYLLTSVTVRMQGYTNNTASGGNIGGYDLNDTGSALRLRVGRIDGSVFVPFTQETAACGGSGNPGQGGTANGPGTYLTFTLGAPIVLAPNTVYGFDFGTTGDYFEMLGIRGAASGGNPYAGGTAYTSGANGYGSNAVTTQSGERAFLVDMTTYTAPTPGTFVHPGLLHTDADFERMRTKVAAGAQPWTSGWGALTSSGRAQLGTAPRPLQTVIRGGTGQNFAQMYIDIARAYQLALRWKVSGDTAYADQAVVFLNAWSNTMTGLTGNSDRFLASGIYGYQWANVGEIMRTYPGWAAADVTKFQTLLLNVFYPMNHDFLVNHNSAAITNYWANWDLCNIASVLAIGVFCDRQDLYNEAVDYFYKGGGNGAIDKAVYYIHPGNLGQWQESGRDQGHTTFGVALAGPICEMAWNQGLDFYSYGNNRILAGTEYVAKYNLWQDVPFWPYAWGTGQSGSWQVQTAVSWAGRGSMRPGFALVYNHYVNRQGLAAPWCGSMVSAMQPEGDGGNGDQLGFGTLTFSRDPVAAASPKVTIIGERPEAVSINWWGSTGATGYNVYRSTSPTSGFTAIATNLTGLTTYTDAGIGAGTYYYKVGAVLPSSELLSSAIQANPTATFHTRLNFDETSGTTAADASGNSHPATLAGGATFAAGKTGNALSLNGTDAYATLPAGSISDLSDFTVAAWVYLNANNTWTRLFDFGDSNGRYLFLTTKAGSGVARFTTGTVYGYNEQHISAPSALPTGQWTHVAVRMAGRVGTLFINGVAVGVNNGMAFQPYQIGGTTSRNYLGKSQYPDPLLNGKIDDFRLYRGAVSTGDLYTLATGTAAPAVPGAPTSLTATAQIGNSIALSWPAVSGATSYTVKRATTSGGPYMTIAALVSGTTFTDTGLTTGTTYYYVISAANNGGDGSNSPAASATAIPPLPGVPGGFSATPISNSAVKLTWSASSDATTYTVKRAAATGGPYTTVASGLTTTTYTDTGLTAGTTYYYVVIAVNVSGESGVSTEGSAQPSDLLVHLRFDETTGTTAADSTGNGWNGTLVNTPAWTTGTIGNAVQLASASSQSVNLPGGVAQNLGDFTICTWVNLTSNANWARLFDFGTGTTNYMFLCPQNGANGKLRFAIRTPSVAEQVIDGTAALPTGSWVHVAVTRSGNTGTLYINGTSVGTNTALTLKPSDLGNTNLNFIGDSQFAADPTINGAVDDFHVYSRALSPAELAVFQTPLPVPQNLAATATSGQIALSWNSVSGATGYALKRSTTSGGPYTTIVRTTGLGFTDTGLADGITYYYVVAASNVTGESAGSTELAVNLPLLPPANLTAAGMPAEIDLGWNTANGATGYSVKRSTTSGGPYTEIVTDWPQIAYADTTAVPGTVYYYVVSSLNDTVESAVTAEVSATAAEPPPGVLLRFDETSGTVAADSSGNGWNGTVAGGATFSAGKFNNAVNLSGSSQYASLPTGVMAGYSNFTIATWVKVNSLSTWSRVFDFGSGTTNYLFLTPRHSNTSGTVRFAIRTPSTGEQIINGSAALPTGAWTHVAVTLSGTTGTLYVNGVAVGTNTAMTLTPSSLGNTTQNYIGRSQFAADPYLNGSVDDLRIYNRALSASQVAALYSASVSAISLPPTSAFTATELKTPAFAKVGATHRLTVATTAADHTYELQSTTSLTGGTWTTIGAVQAGTGAAMDFDAPVNAGEPRRFYRILIRR
- a CDS encoding LacI family DNA-binding transcriptional regulator; this translates as MNHPLPHNRITQKDVAQALRLAQSTVSMALRGDPSIPVQTREEVRHAALAMGYRPNPTGAALAHFRASSRHQPVQAALAWLNCWDDPARLRGYREFDCYWEGASKAAHGLGYRLEEFVVNRELTLERFGEILHARNINGILLPPGPTPPGWERFDWSGFSVVRLSQPGRKCDLEACAVAGDQTRNGMLAFDSMQKLGYSRIGYCGLHWQDRLFCAGFLWGQQQTEGEDRIPPLLLSSEQRAEWDSRLETWLEECRPDAILTDLPEMPAMLADAGLRVPQDIGLAAMGTLDCPIDAGIHQNPHEIGRTAVMMLASLINDRIHGVPLIRQTLLIGGSWVNGSSLPEKRTAISRGLSVVPIAAAV